The Acipenser ruthenus unplaced genomic scaffold, fAciRut3.2 maternal haplotype, whole genome shotgun sequence nucleotide sequence TCAGCCAAAGGATGTGTGGATATAGTGCTCACCTGGTAATGGCACAGTCGTGTAGTGTACAGGGTgggtcatacagtcaggagaaTTCAGGTTGCCCTGGCTATTTGAAGTTTGCTGTCTTTGCTTGGGGATTCTAAAGGAGTGTCACACTGGCTCTGGTGATCTTGCCGGTCAGAggggcaaaaccagcagggactgtttctcctcaccatgCTACAGTTCAGCTCAAGCGGACACATGCAGGGTTGGTCTTTGTTCTCCAGAGGCAgatagctcactgacatctgctctcaagttcctgggtgaaagTCCTCCTGAGATGTTGTGggaaattgctgcagtgagggaatgtAATTGGACATCTTGGGAGTAAATTGGGGGTATGTGGCAATGTgacctgcccctgtgtgcatttttatgttgtatgttgcgtgtgttaatgttggtgtattgtagttggtacacgggatataatgtgggtaatgagcacgagtatttaaaatgtataggccTAATTGTATTTAGGGACGggaattgcacttcacttcacgtgcatttaaagtacttaatatatGAGCACAGAGtattcacagattagttcacatgctgggattcaagtgaataatgaattggtaattgaatcccagcacaattgtatatatatatatgcacgtttTACTCAGTCGGGGTTTGTGTGTTCAGTGACTGGAGAACGGGAGTGAGGAAGGagaaaagtaaagaaaagaaaagtttcttTGACTcgccatgtttgtttgtctgtttactgttttgtcgttttgtttgtctatttattttggcttaaagtgccgtgttctgttttgttcaaccttttatttatttgtttattaaaacactgcgcgctgccgcgactcagtttcatcactactgcctgtgtgtctgtgattctttctggcctgacgtcatccactacagcctgtTTGTCACAGGGTAAAATAACTGAGCACTAGATTTTTAAGTAAAAAGAGTAATCCAAGCCAAACAACGTTATGCCAGCTATATAGAATATGTATACATCTGTTTATAAATACAAGCTGCATGGAAGCAGTGTGTTCTTGGTATTGTATCACAACATAATCCATAGTTCAAGCTGCAGCTCTGTGTTTTTAACTGTTTCCCACACTTACCTGTATACATTCAGCTTCTCAGATAACAATGTAAGCTATCTAGCTGCTGGGCCTTGATGTCAAAACTACTGGTTAGAATCCATGCTTGTTTTGTACTCCAGTTTCCAAACAAGCATGCCTTCTTCTGCAGTTAAAAGAGGAGGAAATGAAATACAGAAAATGTATATAGTATAAATCATCCATTTAATAAGCAGGTTAATTTGGAAACGGCTTCATTCATCACAGAGAATATACCTTCTCTGGAGGAAAAAAAGCTAAATTTAAAAGGAGTAGCTCATTAAGTTTCACATTCTGCCTTACAGGTGCCAAATGCCATCCCTTCAGAGACAAAGAACATGATGCTGATGGGAAACCACATATTGAAAATAAACACCAGGACATTTCCGAGGTTTAAGAGTATTGTTTCCCTGGACTGTCCTACAGCTGGCTGCACGAAGTAGAAGGGAACACATTCACTTACATGCACACTCTGGAGCACCTGACTCTTCAGCAGCACCACTCTGTGCTAATGGTGGGATCCCAGGCCTTCTACCCACTTTATAAGCTGAAGTCTCTGAGAATCGGCAAAATCCAAACACAAGACATGAAGACTATATTCTTTGATCTACGAAATAGCCAGCTGGATACTCTGGGTCTGTACAGAATAGATTTTGAGACAATGAGGAAGCCCATGTTTGAGGACGTTGGCCAGTGCCCCCTGAATACCTTGGAGATATTTTCCTCATCCATAAACCTGATAGATGACTCTGCCTTTTCTGATCTGAAGGACTTGAGAGAGCTTCTGGTGAAAGAGTCCTCAATAAAAACCATTCACCCGAATGCTTTGATGAAACTGCATGCCCTTGAGTCCTTGACCCTAGAGGGGTGTTCCCTGGACCAGGTGCCACGTGGTGTCCTGTATTCCCTGACCAACCTGCAGGTTCTTAATTTAAGAAGAAACATGCTGCAGACCCTCCCAGCAGAGCTGTTCAAATACAATGGGAAGTTGCTCCACATCGACCTCAGTCTCAACCGTCTCCAGACTCTGCCCGAAGGCATCTTCAGACTCCCGTCCACTCTTTACGTGAACCTCAGCGGGAACTATTTCACTTGCGACTGCAGCCTGGCCTGGGCTTCTTTCTGGGTGAAGTCCTTGGGAAACACAACCAATGCAGAGGATTTCATGTGCTTCGCCCCTGTAGAGCTTCGTGGCAAGCATTTGAAGGATTTTAATCCCATATGCATTCCTGAATATGTATGGTATATTCTCATAGTCATCCTCGGAATGACTGTCTTGTCGATTGTGGTTGTCCTGCTTTATGTGTACCGTTGGAAGATCTACTATCAGTGGTACCTGCTGTTGTCCAAGAGGAAAGACACAGAAGTCTGGGAGAACAACCCCAGGTTTAAGTATGATGCTTTTGTTGCCTACTGCGAGAGGGATTTTGAATGGGTAGTCCATGAGTTGATTCCTAACCTAGAGAACAATGCCGGTCTTCCGAACATGAAATTGTGTGTGCCGGACAGAGACTGGGAGCTGGGAGGCAACATCCTGGACAACGTGGAGAGCAGCATTCAGAGAAGCAGGAGGACCATCTGTGTGATATCCACGAACTTCCTGAAGAGTGAGTGGTGCAAGCTGGAAATGAGCCTGGCACACATGCAGCTCTTCTCAGAGAACAGAGATGTCTTGGTTTTCGTATTCTTGGAGAAGATCCCTGTTGAAAGGTTGTCCCAGCAGCAGAAGCTCCGCAGGGAAATGTGTAAGAAATCCTGCCTCGACTGGCCGGGAGGAGAAACAACTGCTCAGAAAGTCTTTTGGGAGAAACTCAGATCTCTCATTTTCAAAAACCCTGTGGTCCAACAaatttaaactaaatgaaaaatctACAGTGGTTCATTAACAACAGTggcaaaaaaaatagaaatgtgttatgTTAAGACAATTGAAACCATTATCCCAGgataaattataaaacataaataagtggttataaaaatagcataaaacaaaaatataacataacttatgcaatgtgaaagtgctttgagtgaaacagttcaaagtgtcgcaggtgacgctgaactagttattccatatagtaaaacattagactctattgcatggaggatctcagtaagctacagtaaatggttcatcaaatgaaacagattcagttatgttaagtttgctactgatgtggaaaagaacagtaattggataccagaaaatatgaataacagtgagttttggcctccttcagtgttctggatggaagtgactctgtgcgaacagaagggaatgtacagtaacaatgtgtacagatccagaactattgtacatggtgcagaattaaccctgacacacaaattgaaacataatcctcttgttatgtgtgcatgtaatatgtgccaaagcaagtcatcagtgactgggcccaaactttgtccagcctgtagtcatttagctaaacactgtagaatcttgtttgaatgtaatgattctgaaggaatttctttctctcatctaaatgtagatccaaaggatattaagaggattgaatgcataaattgtgaaggaggtcatttagtgaaatgggctcatctaggtaaattggaatgtgtagaaggtgtcccagctaaacgtgtccaagtatcttgtaggtacgaagtgagatggcgtctcacacctgtgatgctaaactttggataaaggggcctgttgtcgttttcgcagaaccaaccagagctgaacccggcacagaagttgaatcctgctgggaacgctgagatatgcaggacatggactaggcaatttcaaatatggaatgtattataaaatgaagtgtcaaagatattaggaaggataaagaaagagtatccttgtaccaccagtaggtggctctcttgctccatgaaataggtcagtcctcacttgtttggaattacacatgtattcaatcAAATACTTGATagtctgagaatccctaagaaaatatatataatgaccgatttaccactagtatatctaatcttcagaaagcatgacgcttgataaaaagcaccattccagctaaaagtgaacgttaatctacaaatttatgtcctaaaaacacaagataagaagagactctttatgaccaaaagtttaactaacaagccagaggtcttgagaaaaaatcctgtctcggctggattttgtatgaacaaagggtcgagcctagttgaatgcagttatactggcctatatttggatttaaatcctcaaaagggattcaccaaaataatattatagcaattgataaacagaggtaaattaattgaaagattatcttataatgaaacaggttcagtgctaattgaaactgtttatagttcataacacttatttcataagattagTAATATGTTtcaagtatttgctataatgagaaaacatattat carries:
- the LOC131728095 gene encoding toll-like receptor 2 yields the protein MHTLEHLTLQQHHSVLMVGSQAFYPLYKLKSLRIGKIQTQDMKTIFFDLRNSQLDTLGLYRIDFETMRKPMFEDVGQCPLNTLEIFSSSINLIDDSAFSDLKDLRELLVKESSIKTIHPNALMKLHALESLTLEGCSLDQVPRGVLYSLTNLQVLNLRRNMLQTLPAELFKYNGKLLHIDLSLNRLQTLPEGIFRLPSTLYVNLSGNYFTCDCSLAWASFWVKSLGNTTNAEDFMCFAPVELRGKHLKDFNPICIPEYVWYILIVILGMTVLSIVVVLLYVYRWKIYYQWYLLLSKRKDTEVWENNPRFKYDAFVAYCERDFEWVVHELIPNLENNAGLPNMKLCVPDRDWELGGNILDNVESSIQRSRRTICVISTNFLKSEWCKLEMSLAHMQLFSENRDVLVFVFLEKIPVERLSQQQKLRREMCKKSCLDWPGGETTAQKVFWEKLRSLIFKNPVVQQI